Sequence from the Candidatus Methylacidiphilales bacterium genome:
AGCAACCCCAAGCCATCATGAATGCCTTCCGCGGCCGCCTCCACCACGAAGCCGCAACTCCCAAGCTAGGCGGCTTAAACCTAACACCTCAAGAAATGCGATCCGTCAGACGCATCCTCTTCCTAGCCTGCGGCTCAGCACGCCACGCAGCCATGGTCGGTGAATCCCTACTAGAAACAATCGCCCACATCCCTGCAGAAGTTGATTTCTCAAGCGAATTCCGTTACCGCAACACACCCCTAGACGAAAACACCCTCTGCTTCGTCATCAGTCAATCCGGCGAAACCATCGACTCCCTCAACGCCATGCGCGAAGCCCAACGCAAAGGCTTCCGCGTCCTCGGCATCTGCAACCGCGTCGGCAGCACCATCGCCCGCGAAAGCAACGGTGGCGTCTACATGCACAGCGGCCCAGAAATGGCCGTCGCAGCCACCAAATCCTTCACAGCCCAAGTGATGATTACACTACTACTCGCCATCATCTTTGGACGAATGCGTCACATCTCCGCCACACAAGGCCAAGAAATGCTCGAAGCCATCGAAAAAGTGCCCCAACAAATCGCAAAAATCCTCGAAAAAAGCGAAGAGATCAAAGACATCGCCAAACGCTACCTCAAATCCAAATCCATGCTCTTCCTAGGTCGCCAAGCGCTCTACCCCGTCGCCCTCGAAGGAGCACTCAAAATGAAAGAAATCACCTACATCCCATGCGAAGGACTGCCGTGCGCAGAACTCAAACACGGATTTATTGCTCTAGTTGACAAAAAAACACCCTCCATCATCCTCGCCCCCACAGACTCCCTATACGAAAAAAACATCAGCAGCATCCAAGAAATCAAAGCCCGCCAAGGCCCCGTCATCGCCATCACCACAGAAGGCAACAAATCCATACGCTCCCTCGTCGACGACGTCATCACCATACCACAAGCCCCAGAATACATTACACCCATGCTCGCAGTCGTCCCCCTCCAACTCTTCGCCTATCACACCGCCATCCTCACCAACTGCGACCCCGACAAACCTCGCAACCTCGCCAAAAGCGTCACAGTTGAATGACTACCCCCCAGCATGCGCCTCAAGCCCACCCACACCCAAACCCAACCGCTTTTTACCCCAACCTTCATCCCACACCCCCCACCGCCTATCCTACCCCTCCTCGTCACACTCTCCATCATCCTCTTCACCCCTCACTGCCTCACCGCCACCACATCCCCACCCCAACCCACCCCCGACCCACCCTCACCCCTCTCAAAAGACCTCCCATCTCTCATCGAGCACGCACTC
This genomic interval carries:
- the glmS gene encoding glutamine--fructose-6-phosphate transaminase (isomerizing), translating into MCGIVAYLGDKEAQPLLISGLRLLEYRGYDSSGIAILGPQNNLKIVKRKGKIRDLEKYIGDRHFPGHLGISHTRWATHGVPSDINSHPHTDQSGKLALVHNGVIENYATLKERLTKQGHKFKSQTDTEVLAHWIGHIYEQTDPNDPDRLEKAIKKALIEVTGTFGLAVIHADHPNCLIGARRGSPLILGISEEGHFLASDVPAIAAHVQKVVYLNDDDIVRIQDHQFHISSLTRGESKFEISQVEITDAEASKGNFPHYMLKEIFEQPQAIMNAFRGRLHHEAATPKLGGLNLTPQEMRSVRRILFLACGSARHAAMVGESLLETIAHIPAEVDFSSEFRYRNTPLDENTLCFVISQSGETIDSLNAMREAQRKGFRVLGICNRVGSTIARESNGGVYMHSGPEMAVAATKSFTAQVMITLLLAIIFGRMRHISATQGQEMLEAIEKVPQQIAKILEKSEEIKDIAKRYLKSKSMLFLGRQALYPVALEGALKMKEITYIPCEGLPCAELKHGFIALVDKKTPSIILAPTDSLYEKNISSIQEIKARQGPVIAITTEGNKSIRSLVDDVITIPQAPEYITPMLAVVPLQLFAYHTAILTNCDPDKPRNLAKSVTVE